The Thermoanaerobacterium thermosaccharolyticum DSM 571 region TCACAAGCCACATCGCCATTGTGGCCTTTGTATACCTTTCCATCCTGCCTGCAAAACGTATCCCAGATTGACATACTCCTGCCATCCTCATTGTAAGCACCTTCAACTTGATATGAAGCTGTTGCTACTCCAAATAAAAAGTCCTTGTTAAAGTCCGACATTTCAAACCCTCCAAAAAAATATTATCTAAGGTGATTATACCATATATTTACTTCTCATTAAAGAAATATCGTGAAAAAAATTTGGGTATATACCATTACGTACATACCCTTCTTATTTCTTAATTCTATTTTAATCTAACTAGATACTTATCTATGCATTAACAAGTTTTATTGCACCATGTGGGCAGTATCTGGTACATACCCCACACCCAGTACATTTATCTTTATCAACATTTATTTCTACCTGAAATAAGCCTTTTCTTTCTAATTTAAAAGCGCCAAACTTGCAGCTGCGACTTGCCGGGCAAAATGGTGATCTATCACAAATATTCTGATCTACATATGCATACCTCATATCATTTCCTCCTTTTAACTTTTTATCTGCGTCTGCGGTATATATTTATACCCCCCTATGGTAATAGGACTGTCTACATTATACATTTATCCAAGTTCATTTGTCAAGAATTTTTTATCTTAACATAGGAAACCATCGTGATGTGAAAATAATTATTTCATACTATTTTTATATTGTATTTTAAAAGCCATTCATTTATCTGTATGAGGTATGCAAATAGCTGCGGTCCTCCCATAAGTTGAGAAAACCATGCTGGGTCATAATCTCTTGCATCAGTATCTATCAAGTTTTGAACCTCAGTTCTATTTATTAACTGCAAAATCGGTGAGGTTGGATTGTCTATTATCTCTTGAAGCCAGCCTTTTACTTTTCTTCTGAAGACTGGGTTATGTGTCTTAGGATATGGACTCTTCTTTCTCTCTACAACAACACTAGGTATATATCCTTTTAACGATTCCCTTAATAATCCCTTCTCCCTGTTATGAAGGTTTTTCATCTCCCATGGGATATTCCATACATATTCTACAAGCCTGTGATCAAGAAATGGAACTCGAACTTCCAAACCTGATGCCATGCTCATTCGGTCCATTCTATCAAGAAGCATTGCAAGGAATCTGGTTTGGTTTAAATAAAATATCTCTCTCATGCGGGCAGATTCTTTGTCTTCACCAGGAAGTTTTGGCACTTCATTTAAAGCTTCTCTGTATCGATCATTTAGGTACTCCAATGGACGAATTAGCTTTACTACTTGTGGTGATAACAGCTTCATTCTCTCTTCTACCATCCTGATCCACGGAAAAGTATTCGCTTCAATTGCAGATTTATTTCTAAACCATGGATATCCTCCAAATACTTCATCAGCACCTTCACCTGATAATGCGACTTTTACGTCTTTTTTGACTTCTCTTAAAAATAAGTACAGGGAAGAGTCCACATCAGCCATACCAGGCAAATCTCTCGCATATAGGGCCGGTATAAGTGCATCTGCCAATTCTTCATTGTCTACATATACATAGTTATGATTTGTATTTATTTCTTTTGATACGATCTCTACCAAATCCGAATCACTATTTGGCTGAAATTGATTGGGTTTAAAATATTTATCATTTCCGATATAATCAACTGAGTATGTTTTAAGCTTGCTGCCTAATCTTTTTAATTTTTCATTGGCAAAAACAGAAACCGCCGTAGAATCTAATCCACCAGAAAGCAACGAGCACAGCGGCACATCT contains the following coding sequences:
- a CDS encoding 4Fe-4S binding protein is translated as MRYAYVDQNICDRSPFCPASRSCKFGAFKLERKGLFQVEINVDKDKCTGCGVCTRYCPHGAIKLVNA
- the asnB gene encoding asparagine synthase (glutamine-hydrolyzing): MCGIAGWVSFEEDLTHRSSIIASMGEKLKNRGPDSWGIWLSPHCAFAQTRLIVIDPEGGVQPMIKEYGDKKYVIIYNGELYNTEEIRHELALLGYTFKGHSDTEVLLTSYIEWGTECVYKLNGIYAFAVWDEHENRLFLSRDRLGVKPLFYTYKNGSLIFGSEIKAILAHPYVQAEVDEEGLAEIFVMGPTRTPGVGVFRNIYELKPGHFLTFSKSGVKIEKYWSLISREHEDDLDTTMEKIRFLLDDASKRQLVSDVPLCSLLSGGLDSTAVSVFANEKLKRLGSKLKTYSVDYIGNDKYFKPNQFQPNSDSDLVEIVSKEINTNHNYVYVDNEELADALIPALYARDLPGMADVDSSLYLFLREVKKDVKVALSGEGADEVFGGYPWFRNKSAIEANTFPWIRMVEERMKLLSPQVVKLIRPLEYLNDRYREALNEVPKLPGEDKESARMREIFYLNQTRFLAMLLDRMDRMSMASGLEVRVPFLDHRLVEYVWNIPWEMKNLHNREKGLLRESLKGYIPSVVVERKKSPYPKTHNPVFRRKVKGWLQEIIDNPTSPILQLINRTEVQNLIDTDARDYDPAWFSQLMGGPQLFAYLIQINEWLLKYNIKIV